A window from Pseudomonas kribbensis encodes these proteins:
- the pilQ gene encoding type IV pilus secretin PilQ has protein sequence MNRIFSTLGFSLWIALLSPMVHAANLKTLDVAALPGDRVELKLSFDGPPPQPKGYTTDSPARIALDLPGVASQLATKTRDLGSGNARSATVVEANDRTRLIINLTQLAPYDARVEGNTLFVVVGQGTKASAPRPVAKTTRATPVAAPARTYAPVARAIRGVDFQRGTAGEGNVVIDLSDPTIAPDIQEHDGKIILNFARTQLPEPLRVRLDVKDFATPVQFVNAGVSGDRATITVEPGGTFDYSTYQTDNKLTVSIRPLTIDDLQKRNADRNSYSGEKLSLNFQDIDVRSVLQLIADFTNLNLVASDTVQGGITLRLQNVPWDQALDLVLKTKGLDKRKVGNVLLVAPADEIAARERQELESQKQIAELAPLRRELLQVNYAKAADIAKLFQSVTSAEAKVDERGSITVDERTNNIIAYQTQDRLDELRRIVAQLDIPVRQVMIEARIVEANVDYDKSLGVRWGGSIQNKGNWNTSGVSNGSSTTIGTPGSTSTNSPFVDMGTVNNTSGIGIAFITDNVLLDLELTAMEKTGNGEIVSQPKVVTSDKETAKILKGTEIPYQEASSSGATSVSFKEASLSLEVTPQITPDNRIIMEVKVTKDEPDYLNKVQDVPPIKKNEVNAKVLVNDGETIVIGGVFSNTQSKVVDKVPFLGDVPYLGRLFRRDVVSEKKSELLVFLTPRIMNNQAIAVSR, from the coding sequence ATGAACAGGATTTTCTCCACCCTCGGTTTTTCGCTATGGATAGCGCTGCTTTCACCGATGGTTCACGCGGCCAACCTGAAGACGCTGGACGTTGCCGCGCTGCCGGGTGATCGCGTCGAGCTGAAGCTGTCGTTCGACGGCCCGCCGCCGCAGCCCAAGGGTTACACCACCGACTCGCCGGCGCGGATCGCCCTCGACCTGCCGGGAGTGGCCAGCCAGCTCGCGACCAAGACCCGCGACCTCGGTAGCGGCAATGCGCGCTCTGCCACGGTGGTCGAGGCCAATGACCGTACCCGGTTGATCATCAACCTGACGCAACTGGCGCCGTATGACGCCCGGGTCGAGGGCAACACGCTGTTCGTGGTGGTCGGGCAGGGCACCAAGGCCAGCGCACCGCGACCTGTCGCGAAGACAACGCGTGCCACGCCGGTGGCAGCGCCGGCGCGGACTTACGCCCCCGTCGCCAGGGCCATTCGTGGTGTGGATTTCCAGCGCGGCACGGCGGGTGAGGGCAATGTGGTCATCGACCTGTCCGACCCGACCATCGCGCCGGACATTCAGGAGCACGACGGCAAGATCATCCTCAATTTCGCCCGCACCCAGTTGCCCGAGCCGTTGCGGGTGCGTCTCGACGTCAAGGATTTCGCCACCCCGGTGCAGTTCGTCAACGCCGGCGTGAGCGGGGATCGGGCGACCATCACTGTAGAGCCCGGCGGCACGTTCGACTATTCCACCTACCAGACCGACAACAAGCTGACGGTGAGCATCCGTCCGCTGACCATCGACGACCTGCAAAAGCGCAATGCCGACCGCAACAGCTACAGCGGTGAAAAGCTTTCGTTGAATTTCCAGGACATCGATGTGCGTTCGGTACTGCAACTGATCGCGGACTTCACCAATCTCAATCTGGTGGCCAGCGATACGGTGCAGGGCGGGATCACCTTGCGCCTGCAAAACGTACCGTGGGATCAGGCGCTGGATCTGGTGCTCAAGACCAAAGGCCTGGACAAACGCAAGGTCGGCAACGTGTTGCTGGTAGCACCGGCGGATGAAATCGCCGCCCGCGAACGGCAGGAACTGGAGTCGCAGAAGCAGATCGCCGAGCTGGCGCCGCTGCGCCGTGAACTGCTGCAAGTGAACTACGCCAAGGCTGCGGACATCGCCAAGCTGTTCCAGTCGGTCACCAGCGCCGAGGCGAAGGTCGATGAACGCGGCTCGATCACCGTCGATGAGCGCACCAACAACATCATTGCCTACCAGACCCAGGATCGCCTCGACGAACTGCGGCGGATCGTGGCGCAGCTGGATATCCCGGTGCGTCAGGTGATGATCGAGGCGCGGATCGTCGAGGCCAACGTCGATTACGACAAGAGCCTGGGTGTGCGCTGGGGCGGGTCAATCCAGAACAAGGGCAACTGGAACACTTCCGGGGTCAGCAATGGCTCGTCGACCACCATCGGCACGCCGGGCAGCACCAGTACCAACTCGCCGTTCGTCGACATGGGCACGGTCAACAACACATCCGGGATCGGCATTGCGTTCATCACCGACAACGTTCTGCTGGACCTTGAACTGACGGCGATGGAGAAGACCGGCAACGGCGAAATCGTCTCGCAACCCAAGGTGGTCACCTCCGACAAGGAGACCGCGAAAATCCTCAAGGGCACCGAGATTCCGTATCAGGAAGCCAGTTCCAGCGGCGCTACGTCGGTGTCGTTCAAGGAGGCCTCGCTGTCGCTGGAGGTCACGCCGCAGATCACCCCGGACAATCGCATCATCATGGAGGTGAAGGTCACCAAGGACGAACCGGACTACCTGAACAAGGTGCAGGATGTACCGCCGATCAAGAAAAACGAGGTCAACGCCAAGGTGCTGGTGAACGACGGCGAGACCATCGTGATTGGTGGGGTTTTCTCAAATACTCAAAGCAAGGTCGTAGATAAGGTGCCATTTCTTGGCGATGTGCCGTATCTTGGCCGCCTTTTCCGGCGTGATGTGGTTTCGGAGAAAAAATCCGAGCTGTTGGTATTCCTCACTCCGCGTATCATGAATAACCAGGCGATTGCTGTGAGTCGTTGA
- the aroK gene encoding shikimate kinase AroK, with protein MRNLILVGPMGAGKSTIGRLLAKELRLPFKDSDKEIELRTGANIPWIFDKEGEPGFRDREQAMIAELCAFDGVVLATGGGAVMRDANRKALHEGGRVVYLHASVEQQVGRTSRDRNRPLLRTANPEKTLRDLLAIRDPLYREIADLVVETDERPPRMVVLDILDRLAQLPPR; from the coding sequence GTGCGAAATTTGATTCTTGTAGGACCGATGGGCGCTGGAAAAAGCACCATCGGCCGATTACTGGCCAAAGAGCTGCGCCTGCCGTTCAAGGATTCCGACAAGGAAATTGAACTGCGTACGGGCGCCAATATCCCGTGGATCTTCGACAAGGAAGGCGAGCCCGGTTTTCGTGATCGTGAGCAGGCGATGATCGCCGAGCTGTGCGCGTTCGACGGCGTAGTGCTGGCGACGGGCGGCGGCGCGGTGATGCGCGATGCCAACCGCAAGGCCCTGCACGAGGGCGGGCGGGTGGTGTATCTGCACGCCTCTGTCGAACAGCAGGTCGGCCGCACCTCCCGCGACCGCAATCGCCCGCTGCTGCGCACGGCCAATCCCGAGAAAACCCTGCGCGACCTGCTGGCGATCCGCGATCCGCTTTATCGGGAAATCGCCGATCTGGTGGTGGAAACCGACGAGCGGCCGCCACGCATGGTGGTACTCGACATTCTTGACCGTCTGGCGCAACTTCCACCCCGTTAA
- the aroB gene encoding 3-dehydroquinate synthase → MQTLKVDLGERSYPIHIGEGLLDQPELLAPHIHGRQVAIISNETVAPLYLERLTRSLSQFSVVSVVLPDGEAFKNWETLQLIFDGLLTARHDRRTTVIALGGGVIGDMAGFAAACYQRGVDFIQIPTTLLSQVDSSVGGKTGINHPLGKNMVGAFYQPNVVLIDTASLKTLPARELSAGLAEVIKYGLICDEPFLTWLEDNVDALRALDQKALTYAIERSCAAKAAVVGADEKETGVRATLNLGHTFGHAIETHMGYGVWLHGEAVAAGTVMAMEMSARLGWISEQDRDRGIRLFQRAGLPVVPPEEMTEADFLEHMAIDKKVIDGRLRLVLLRRMGEAVVTDDYPKEILQATLGADYRALAQLKG, encoded by the coding sequence ATGCAGACACTCAAGGTCGATCTAGGCGAGCGCAGCTACCCGATTCATATTGGCGAAGGACTGTTGGATCAGCCTGAATTGCTGGCTCCGCACATCCATGGGCGGCAAGTGGCAATCATCTCCAACGAGACCGTTGCGCCGCTCTATCTCGAGCGTCTGACCCGCAGCCTGTCGCAGTTCTCGGTGGTTTCCGTGGTGCTGCCGGACGGCGAAGCCTTCAAGAACTGGGAAACCTTGCAACTGATCTTCGACGGCCTGCTGACCGCCCGTCATGACCGTCGCACCACGGTGATCGCCCTCGGTGGCGGTGTGATCGGCGACATGGCCGGTTTTGCAGCCGCCTGCTACCAGCGCGGCGTCGATTTCATCCAGATTCCTACCACGCTGCTGTCCCAGGTCGATTCGTCGGTGGGCGGCAAGACCGGGATCAACCATCCGCTGGGCAAGAACATGGTCGGCGCCTTCTATCAGCCGAACGTGGTGCTGATCGATACGGCGTCCCTGAAAACCCTGCCAGCGCGAGAGCTGTCGGCAGGCCTGGCGGAAGTCATCAAGTACGGCCTGATCTGCGACGAGCCGTTCCTGACCTGGCTTGAAGACAACGTCGACGCCCTGCGTGCACTGGACCAGAAAGCCCTGACCTATGCCATCGAGCGTTCCTGCGCTGCCAAGGCGGCGGTGGTCGGCGCCGATGAGAAGGAAACCGGTGTACGCGCCACGCTCAACCTCGGCCACACCTTCGGCCACGCCATCGAAACCCACATGGGCTATGGTGTCTGGTTGCACGGTGAAGCGGTCGCTGCTGGCACGGTAATGGCGATGGAGATGTCCGCGCGCCTCGGCTGGATCAGCGAGCAGGACCGCGATCGCGGCATTCGTCTGTTCCAGCGTGCCGGCCTGCCGGTGGTTCCGCCGGAAGAAATGACCGAAGCCGATTTTCTCGAACACATGGCAATTGACAAAAAAGTGATCGACGGTCGTCTGCGCCTGGTGCTGCTGCGCCGGATGGGCGAAGCGGTAGTGACCGACGATTATCCGAAAGAGATTCTACAGGCCACGCTGGGAGCGGATTACCGCGCTCTGGCTCAGCTTAAAGGTTAA
- a CDS encoding AAA family ATPase: MTSLHADEAFLGHFQLSHDPFAPRVPGFKFFPAQRKPVLGQLHHLARYSQLLLVVTGPQGSGKTLLRQALVASTNKQSVQSVVVSARGAGDAAGVLRQVAQALNVAQAEVGAILDQVVQLALTGQEVYLLVDDAEQLDESALEALMALGAGAPEGRPHVFLFGESSLIAQLEALHLEEERFHVIELQPYTEEETREYLDQRLEGAGRGVELFTADQISDIHESSEGWPGNINQVARDALIEVMIASRSAVKRPSMGFNMPKKHVLAISAVVVVAVAAAWLMPGRNKAPTTGAPANEQAQLPLGQGGAPNVEFAGNTQPMPLPLVGNSQPVMRKPLAEAAGGITEGDDGVPLEGSSNTPPTVTTTAPPAGVPAGPAPTPVPVPAAKPTPAPTQVATAKPAPAPAAPVAKPAPAPAKPVAAAKPAEKAAEKPVTVAKAAGGSWYAGQAPGNYVVQILGTSSEAAAQSFVKEQGGEYRYFKKVLNGKPLYVITYGSFANRDAAVSAIKALPAKVQAGKPWPRTVASVQQELATTR; encoded by the coding sequence ATGACTAGTTTGCATGCCGACGAGGCGTTCCTCGGCCATTTCCAGTTAAGTCATGACCCTTTCGCTCCACGGGTCCCGGGCTTCAAATTCTTCCCGGCCCAGCGCAAACCGGTGCTGGGTCAACTGCATCACCTGGCGCGTTACAGCCAGTTGCTGCTGGTGGTCACCGGCCCTCAGGGCAGCGGCAAGACGTTGCTGCGCCAGGCGCTGGTGGCCAGCACCAACAAGCAGTCGGTTCAGAGTGTTGTCGTCTCGGCCCGTGGCGCCGGCGATGCAGCCGGTGTGCTGCGTCAGGTCGCTCAGGCGCTGAATGTGGCCCAGGCCGAAGTCGGGGCGATCCTCGATCAGGTCGTACAGCTCGCGCTGACTGGTCAGGAGGTCTACCTGCTGGTGGATGATGCCGAGCAGCTTGACGAATCTGCCCTCGAAGCCCTGATGGCTTTGGGTGCCGGCGCGCCGGAAGGACGTCCGCATGTGTTCCTGTTCGGTGAGTCGTCGCTGATCGCCCAGCTCGAGGCCCTGCACCTCGAGGAAGAGCGCTTCCACGTCATCGAATTGCAGCCGTACACCGAAGAAGAAACTCGCGAGTATCTCGACCAGCGGCTCGAAGGTGCAGGCCGCGGTGTCGAACTTTTCACCGCGGATCAGATCTCTGATATTCACGAAAGCTCCGAGGGTTGGCCCGGCAACATCAACCAGGTCGCTCGCGATGCACTGATCGAAGTCATGATTGCCAGCCGCTCTGCGGTGAAGCGTCCAAGTATGGGGTTCAACATGCCGAAGAAACACGTATTGGCGATTTCCGCCGTCGTCGTGGTGGCGGTCGCTGCCGCCTGGCTGATGCCCGGTCGCAACAAGGCGCCGACCACCGGCGCGCCGGCCAATGAACAGGCTCAACTGCCATTGGGCCAGGGTGGTGCGCCGAACGTGGAGTTCGCCGGTAACACCCAGCCGATGCCGTTGCCGCTGGTCGGCAATTCGCAACCGGTCATGCGCAAGCCATTGGCCGAAGCGGCCGGCGGGATCACCGAAGGTGACGACGGCGTACCGCTGGAAGGCTCGAGCAATACACCGCCGACCGTGACCACCACCGCGCCACCGGCGGGCGTGCCTGCCGGTCCTGCACCAACGCCGGTTCCGGTCCCTGCGGCCAAACCGACACCGGCACCGACCCAGGTTGCCACGGCCAAGCCAGCGCCTGCTCCGGCTGCGCCAGTTGCGAAGCCAGCCCCCGCACCTGCCAAGCCTGTCGCTGCGGCCAAACCGGCCGAGAAAGCCGCCGAGAAGCCGGTCACCGTCGCCAAGGCCGCCGGTGGCAGTTGGTACGCCGGCCAGGCCCCGGGCAACTACGTGGTGCAGATCCTCGGCACCAGCTCCGAAGCGGCTGCGCAAAGCTTCGTCAAGGAGCAGGGCGGCGAGTACCGTTATTTCAAGAAAGTCCTCAACGGCAAGCCGCTCTACGTGATCACCTATGGCAGCTTTGCCAATCGTGATGCGGCCGTTTCTGCCATCAAGGCCTTGCCAGCGAAGGTTCAGGCTGGTAAACCTTGGCCTCGCACTGTCGCCAGCGTCCAACAGGAACTGGCAACAACTCGCTGA
- the gltB gene encoding glutamate synthase large subunit, whose amino-acid sequence MKAGLYQPDEFKDNCGFGLIAHMQGEPSHTLLQTAIEALTCMTHRGGINADGKTGDGCGLLIQKPDAFLRAIAQETFSVELPKQYAVGMVFFNQDPAKAEAARENMNREILAEGLQLIGWRKVPIDTSVLGRLALERLPQIEQVYIGGEGLSDQDMAVKLFSARRRSSVANAADTDHYICSFSHKTIIYKGLMMPADLAAFYPDLGDQRLQTAICVFHQRFSTNTLPKWPLAQPFRFLAHNGEINTITGNRNWAQARRTKFTNDLMDLEELGPLVNRVGSDSSSMDNMLELMVTGGIDLFRGVRMIIPPAWQNVETMDPDLRAFYEYNSMHMEPWDGPAGVVMTDGRYAVCLLDRNGLRPARWVTTTNGFITVASEIGVWNYQPQDVIAKGRVGPGQILAVDTETGQILDTDAIDNRLKSRHPYKQWLRKNALRIQATMEDNDHGSAFYDVDQLKQYMKMYQVTFEERDQVLRPLGEQGYEAVGSMGDDTPMAVLSQRVRTPYDYFRQQFAQVTNPPIDPLREAIVMSLEICLGAERNIFQESPEHASRVILSSPVISPAKWRSLMNLDRPGFERQIIDLNYDESVGLEAAIRNVADQAEEAVRAGRTQIVLSDRHIAPGKLPIHASMATGAVHHRLTEKGLRCDSNILVETATARDPHHFAVLIGFGASAVYPFLAYEVLGDLIRTGEVLGDLYEVFKNYRKGITKGLLKILSKMGISTIASYRGAQLFEAIGLSEEVCNLSFRGVPSRIKGARFVDIEAEQKALATEAWSPRKPIQQGGLLKFVHGGEYHAYNPDVVNTLQAAVQQGDYAKFKEYTSLVDNRPVSMIRDLFKVKTLDKPLDISEVEPLESVLKRFDSAGISLGALSPEAHEALAEAMNRLGARSNSGEGGEDPARYGTIKSSKIKQVATGRFGVTPEYLVNAEVLQIKVAQGAKPGEGGQLPGGKVNGLIAKLRYAVPGVTLISPPPHHDIYSIEDLSQLIFDLKQVNPKALVSVKLVAEAGVGTIAAGVAKAYADLITISGYDGGTGASPLTSIKYAGAPWELGLAETHQTLRGNDLRGKVRVQTDGGLKTGLDVIKAAILGAESFGFGTAPMIALGCKYLRICHLNNCATGVATQNEKLRKDHYIGTVDMVVNFFTYVAEETREWLAKLGVRSLEELIGRTDLLEVLEGQTAKQHHLDLTPLLGSDHIPADKPQFCGVERNPPFDQGLLAEKMVEMATSAINDLSGAEFDLDICNCDRSIGARISGEIARKHGNQGMAKAPITFRFKGTAGQSFGVWNAGGLNLYLEGDANDYVGKGMTGGKLVIVPPKGSVYQTQNSAIIGNTCLYGATGGKLFAAGTAGERFAVRNSGAHTVVEGTGDHCCEYMTGGFVCVLGKTGYNFGSGMTGGFAYVLDQDNTFVDRVNHELVEIQRISGEAMEAYRSHLQNVLNEYVAETDSEWGRELAENLDDYLRRFWLVKPKAANLKSLLSSTRANPQ is encoded by the coding sequence ATGAAAGCAGGTCTGTACCAACCAGATGAATTCAAGGATAACTGCGGTTTCGGCCTGATAGCCCATATGCAGGGCGAACCCAGTCATACCCTATTGCAAACGGCCATCGAGGCCCTGACCTGCATGACCCACCGCGGTGGGATTAATGCCGACGGCAAGACCGGTGACGGTTGCGGTCTGCTGATTCAAAAACCCGACGCCTTCCTGCGCGCCATTGCCCAGGAAACCTTCAGCGTCGAGCTGCCCAAGCAATATGCCGTGGGCATGGTCTTCTTCAACCAGGATCCGGCCAAGGCCGAAGCCGCTCGCGAGAACATGAACCGCGAGATCCTCGCCGAAGGCCTGCAACTGATCGGCTGGCGCAAAGTGCCCATCGACACCAGCGTCCTCGGCCGCCTCGCCCTTGAGCGCCTGCCGCAGATCGAGCAGGTGTACATCGGTGGCGAAGGCCTGAGCGATCAGGACATGGCAGTCAAGCTGTTCAGCGCCCGTCGTCGTTCGTCGGTGGCCAACGCCGCCGACACCGACCACTACATCTGCAGCTTTTCCCACAAGACCATCATCTATAAAGGCCTGATGATGCCGGCCGACCTGGCCGCGTTCTATCCGGACCTGGGTGACCAGCGCCTGCAGACCGCGATCTGCGTGTTCCACCAGCGCTTCTCCACCAACACCCTGCCGAAATGGCCGCTGGCCCAGCCATTCCGCTTCCTCGCCCACAACGGCGAGATCAACACCATCACCGGCAACCGCAACTGGGCCCAGGCCCGTCGCACCAAGTTCACCAACGATCTGATGGATCTGGAAGAACTCGGCCCGCTGGTGAACCGTGTCGGTTCCGACTCTTCGAGCATGGACAACATGCTCGAACTGATGGTCACCGGTGGCATCGACCTGTTCCGTGGCGTGCGGATGATCATTCCGCCAGCGTGGCAGAATGTCGAAACCATGGACCCGGATCTGCGTGCGTTCTACGAGTACAACTCGATGCACATGGAGCCGTGGGACGGCCCGGCCGGCGTGGTGATGACCGATGGTCGTTACGCGGTGTGCCTGCTCGACCGTAACGGTCTGCGTCCGGCGCGCTGGGTCACTACCACCAACGGTTTCATCACTGTCGCTTCGGAAATCGGCGTCTGGAACTACCAGCCGCAGGACGTGATCGCCAAGGGCCGTGTCGGTCCTGGCCAGATCCTCGCCGTGGACACCGAAACCGGTCAGATCCTCGACACCGACGCCATCGACAACCGTCTGAAATCCCGTCATCCGTACAAGCAATGGCTGCGCAAGAATGCCCTGCGCATCCAGGCGACCATGGAAGACAACGATCACGGTTCGGCTTTCTACGACGTCGATCAGCTCAAGCAATACATGAAGATGTATCAGGTCACGTTCGAAGAGCGCGATCAGGTACTGCGTCCGCTCGGCGAGCAAGGCTACGAAGCCGTCGGTTCGATGGGCGACGACACGCCGATGGCCGTGCTGTCCCAGCGCGTGCGTACGCCGTACGACTATTTCCGCCAGCAGTTCGCGCAGGTGACCAACCCGCCGATCGACCCGCTGCGTGAAGCGATCGTGATGTCGCTGGAAATCTGCCTCGGTGCCGAGCGCAACATCTTCCAGGAATCGCCGGAACACGCGTCGCGTGTGATCCTCAGCTCGCCAGTGATCTCGCCGGCCAAGTGGCGTTCGCTGATGAACCTCGACCGCCCGGGTTTCGAGCGGCAGATCATCGACCTCAACTACGACGAAAGCGTCGGCCTCGAAGCGGCGATCCGCAACGTCGCCGATCAGGCTGAAGAAGCCGTGCGTGCCGGTCGTACCCAGATCGTCCTGAGCGACCGCCATATCGCCCCGGGCAAACTGCCGATCCACGCCTCGATGGCCACCGGCGCGGTGCACCATCGCCTGACCGAAAAAGGCCTGCGCTGCGACTCCAACATCCTGGTGGAAACCGCCACTGCGCGAGATCCGCATCACTTCGCGGTGCTGATCGGTTTCGGTGCCTCGGCGGTCTATCCGTTCCTGGCCTACGAAGTGCTGGGCGACCTGATCCGTACCGGTGAAGTCCTGGGCGACCTCTACGAGGTGTTCAAGAACTACCGCAAAGGCATCACCAAAGGCCTGTTGAAAATCCTGTCGAAGATGGGCATCTCGACCATCGCGTCCTATCGCGGTGCGCAGCTGTTCGAAGCCATCGGTCTGTCCGAGGAAGTCTGCAACCTGAGCTTCCGTGGCGTGCCGAGCCGCATCAAGGGGGCGCGTTTCGTCGACATCGAAGCCGAACAGAAAGCACTGGCCACCGAAGCCTGGAGTCCGCGCAAGCCGATCCAGCAGGGCGGTCTGCTGAAGTTCGTCCACGGTGGCGAATACCACGCGTACAACCCGGACGTGGTCAACACCTTGCAAGCCGCCGTGCAGCAGGGCGACTACGCCAAGTTCAAGGAATACACCTCGCTGGTGGACAACCGTCCGGTGTCGATGATCCGCGACCTGTTCAAGGTCAAGACCCTCGACAAGCCGCTGGACATCAGTGAAGTCGAGCCGCTGGAATCGGTGCTCAAGCGCTTCGACTCCGCCGGTATCTCGCTGGGCGCCCTGTCGCCGGAAGCTCACGAAGCCCTGGCCGAAGCCATGAACCGCCTCGGTGCGCGTTCCAACTCCGGCGAAGGCGGCGAAGACCCGGCGCGCTACGGCACTATCAAGAGCTCGAAAATCAAGCAGGTTGCGACTGGCCGTTTCGGTGTGACCCCGGAATACCTGGTCAATGCCGAAGTGCTGCAGATCAAGGTCGCCCAGGGCGCCAAGCCGGGCGAGGGCGGGCAACTGCCGGGCGGCAAGGTGAACGGGCTGATCGCCAAGCTGCGTTACGCAGTGCCGGGCGTGACCCTGATTTCGCCGCCGCCGCACCACGACATCTATTCCATCGAAGACTTGTCGCAGCTGATCTTCGACCTGAAACAGGTCAACCCGAAGGCGCTGGTTTCGGTGAAACTCGTGGCTGAAGCGGGCGTCGGCACCATCGCCGCCGGTGTGGCCAAGGCCTATGCGGACTTGATCACCATCTCCGGCTACGACGGCGGCACCGGTGCTTCGCCGCTGACCTCGATCAAGTACGCCGGTGCACCGTGGGAACTCGGTCTGGCCGAAACCCACCAGACCCTGCGCGGCAACGACCTGCGCGGCAAGGTCCGGGTGCAGACCGACGGCGGCCTGAAAACCGGCCTCGACGTGATCAAGGCAGCGATCCTCGGCGCCGAAAGCTTCGGCTTCGGTACTGCGCCGATGATCGCGCTGGGCTGCAAATACCTGCGTATCTGCCACCTGAACAACTGCGCCACCGGCGTCGCGACCCAGAACGAGAAGCTGCGCAAGGATCACTACATCGGCACCGTCGACATGGTGGTGAACTTCTTCACCTACGTCGCCGAAGAAACCCGTGAGTGGCTGGCCAAGCTCGGCGTGCGCTCGCTCGAAGAGCTGATCGGCCGCACCGATCTGCTGGAAGTCCTCGAAGGCCAGACTGCCAAGCAACATCACCTGGATCTGACTCCGCTGTTGGGCAGCGATCACATCCCGGCGGACAAACCGCAGTTCTGCGGCGTCGAGCGCAACCCGCCGTTCGACCAGGGCCTGCTGGCCGAGAAAATGGTCGAGATGGCGACATCGGCGATCAATGACCTCAGCGGTGCCGAGTTCGATCTGGACATCTGCAACTGCGACCGTTCGATCGGCGCGCGGATCTCCGGCGAAATCGCGCGCAAGCACGGCAACCAGGGCATGGCCAAGGCGCCAATCACCTTCCGCTTCAAGGGTACTGCGGGGCAGAGCTTCGGCGTGTGGAACGCCGGCGGCCTGAACCTGTACCTGGAAGGCGATGCCAACGACTACGTCGGCAAAGGCATGACCGGCGGCAAACTGGTCATCGTGCCGCCGAAAGGCAGCGTTTATCAGACTCAGAACAGCGCCATCATCGGCAACACCTGCCTGTACGGCGCCACCGGCGGCAAGCTGTTCGCCGCCGGCACCGCGGGCGAGCGTTTCGCTGTGCGCAACTCCGGTGCCCACACCGTTGTGGAAGGCACTGGCGATCACTGCTGCGAGTACATGACCGGTGGTTTCGTCTGCGTCCTGGGCAAGACCGGTTACAACTTCGGCTCTGGCATGACCGGTGGTTTCGCCTACGTGCTCGACCAGGACAACACCTTCGTTGACCGGGTCAACCACGAATTGGTGGAAATCCAGCGGATCAGCGGCGAGGCGATGGAAGCCTATCGCAGCCACCTGCAGAACGTGCTGAACGAGTACGTCGCGGAAACCGACAGCGAGTGGGGTCGTGAACTCGCCGAGAACCTCGATGACTACCTGCGTCGTTTCTGGCTGGTCAAGCCGAAGGCTGCCAACCTGAAGTCGTTGCTTTCCAGCACTCGTGCCAACCCGCAGTGA